One region of Bactrocera neohumeralis isolate Rockhampton chromosome 5, APGP_CSIRO_Bneo_wtdbg2-racon-allhic-juicebox.fasta_v2, whole genome shotgun sequence genomic DNA includes:
- the LOC126760430 gene encoding uncharacterized protein LOC126760430 encodes MGPVTESEKQQHDYTHKVNEMQKFLPYLEQRITNTTLPEENTEELQKLKILQRVLCGQEAVDDSLTLEELDKYAVLLHNDKTKVLAPTPALTARAAFDRNSHGDKLITLSQAEKCGHENENNAASKENEETSKRTSSETAPKEDGNEVPVNEENLIQTQDKCKKNNEATGKENKCSEAFDTVNKNIENTDETLQNQNKSKSKFFKEDTAAPEKPIKANALESAELTNDCAKFDETGENTLINKKEYDVLKPKAISNLETSDAFNKIKEIVKESEEREIPIEHKKLITEDVEELEYEGIELIKIPEETVEDEMILPDSADEGEYVGHSSDDEEDKESKHAEEAGIEGEEELINCGGKNSADKIPGENKKNSMQVGKNKDNITEGLKEPLVNDNEDSTFEEARTVQPQVEESSDTPTCSTEENTSSHVEFAIEIHTQIDNAPELEETIHIDDPLGQVDSTLEAVNLQISPGTEEASTVNSVEVTQAVLPGVKNAFTSPDDNDDDDVEIIESRNSPICLDTDDEDETQVGKLLVHPTPDTTITQTFNGKKNANKEKHIQGNKTSSQLPPTIKTTKSITETINLLDSSDDDEVNSSNANRRSTRRIIMPTVTKSVKIPAVTAGKKRTLLPMSQAPKSLKLNQVCARGSTTTAGRILPSNSTAPAGGVQNTPRSVLLLPPTFKPTPQSNFLNAVNLLPAAATTGDNPPAFAATLSNKNIIIPNAFYANRRTTNTKEEENDASIQCTSSTSTGSKTSPILITQQLGRRVYREWLEEFIENFADPQQIVSHSCLVLLQTALKYKVFVRIKDLRIALNNKAYTSNGTADAQLRREMYNAFYLNDCRLSGEGMRFCTAACTQIGNNVTLMTDARTGRITLRTSSYEELVAKYGGTNDVIDDKKKRNKYDEEYTPAKYYEKKVEESNTGQGERRKSLRQHRTRCYDETFLYEPEEADDDETPTAEKKAATDKRRQDEQMMALVQRKAEEKRLEAKRQREQQVKSFESAYLEMFAKSLCGKNGKTAAAMTSGVSSQSRSKNIFTDFTSTSTNSQIVIDDDDEQGLEDGEPRSHRIYKVVPTRLLAAPKRTERATIVIEDEDAPRPKRGRPRKQDLTNVKMQPKQSDPELITCDSTSGDSTNIDDELLIEPDEKVPKNVDANWHAGSDWCKICNKRFPRTVSHYVNEHPDSEVFVSRLPKAVLARVRKQGGQILEMRPYMNGQEQYAAECVFCNKTCCFKIPYWYQHYSMHTGEYAFRCSGCNTRKTTRSAMMGHINQPCRKRGKLLEDYIYNARARQIEMRVCKICNYMQLNRRNVMKHLRTQHGLTPLPAKHIDSIILLRLPHMEMDKVHVENELMDLSSGADENSSQMAMTFNYDNFNDVDQTGFWNDGDPDPDDLSYMICGMLDVELKHSDE; translated from the exons ATGGGGCCTGTCACAGAatcagaaaaacaacaacatgacTATACGCACAAAGTcaatgaaatgcaaaaatttttgccCTACTTGGAACAACGTATTACAAATACAACATTACCAGAAGAAAACACCGAAGAATTGCAGAAATTGAAAATACTACAGCGAGTATTATGTGGACAAGAAGCTGTAGATGACAG TTTGACACTTGAAGAACTAGACAAATATGCAGTGTTACTACACAACGATAAAACAAAAGTATTGGCGCCGACGCCGGCGCTGACAGCAAGAGCGGCGTTTGATAGGAATAGTCATGGTGATAAG CTCATTACTTTGAGCCAGGCAGAGAAGTGTGGACATGAGAATGAGAACAATGCGGCCAGTAAGGAAAACGAGGAGACGTCAAAGCGTACTAGCTCCGAAACAGCTCCAAAGGAAGATGGAAATGAAGTACCAGTgaatgaagaaaatttaattcaaactcaagataaatgtaaaaaaaataatgaagcaACCGGCAAGGAAAATAAATGCTCCGAAGCCTTTGATACagttaacaaaaatattgaaaatactgATGAAACGTtgcaaaaccaaaataaaagtaaatccaaattttttaaagaagacACTGCAGCACCCGAGAAGCCAATAAAGGCAAATGCGCTAGAAAGTGCTGAATTGACAAATGATTGCGCGAAATTCGATGAAACTGGCGAAAATACATTAATTAATAAGAAGGAATATGATGTTTTGAAGCCTAAAGCTATCAGTAACTTAGAAACCTCCgatgcatttaataaaattaaggaaatcGTTAAAGAAAGTGAAGAAAGGGAAATTCCAATTGAACACAAGAAACTTATAACGGAAGACGTTGAAGAATTGGAATATGAAGGtattgaattaataaaaattcctGAAGAAACTGTAGAAGATGAAATGATTTTACCTGACTCAGCTGATGAAGGAGAATATGTGGGACATAGTAGTGATGATGAGGAAGATAAGGAAAGTAAGCATGCCGAAGAGGCGGGTATTGAGGGAGAAGAGGAGCTTATCAACTGTGGAGGTAAAAATAGTGCCGACAAAATTCCAGGCGAAAACAAGAAGAATTCAATGCAAGTTGGCAAAAATAAAGATAACATTACCGAAGGTTTAAAGGAGCCACTTGTAAATGATAACGAAGATAGTACATTTGAAGAAGCGCGTACGGTACAACCACAGGTCGAGGAAAGCAGCGATACGCCTACATGTAGCACAGAGGAAAATACTTCTTCACATGTAGAGTTCGCAATAGAAATTCACACCCAGATAGATAATGCACCAGAGTTGGAAGAAACAATCCATATTGACGATCCACTTGGACAAGTGGACAGCACACTAGAAGCGGTCAATCTGCAAATAAGTCCGGGAACCGAGGAAGCGTCTACTGTAAATAGTGTGGAAGTTACTCAAGCTGTTTTGCCCGGCGTTAAAAATGCATTCACAAGCCCTGACGATAATGATGATGACGATGTAGAAATCATCGAATCGCGCAATTCACCTATTTGTTTGGATACAGACGATGAAGACGAGACGCAAGTCGGTAAGCTGCTTGTCCACCCCACACCGGATACAACTATAACTCAAACGTTTAATGGCAAGAAAAATGCTAACAAAGAAAAACACATTCAAGGAAACAAAACAAGTTCACAATTACCTCCCACAATTAAAACAACTAAATCTATTACAGAGACCATAAATCTACTCGACAGTTCCGATGATGATGAGGTAAACAGCAGCAACGCTAATCGACGTAGCACTCGTCGTATCATCATGCCAACAGTTACCAAATCGGTAAAAATACCGGCGGTTACTGCAGGCAAAAAGCGCACACTATTGCCAATGTCGCAAGCTCCGAAATCACTAAAACTTAATCAAGTTTGTGCGCGTGGTTCGACAACTACAGCTGGTCGCATATTGCCCTCCAATTCAACCGCGCCAGCTGGAGGTGTTCAAAACACACCTAGGAGTGTTCTACTTTTACCGCCTACCTTCAAGCCTACACCTCAGTCAAACTTTTTAAATGCAGTAAATTTACTGCCGGCCGCTGCTACCACAGGCGATAATCCGCCCGCTTTCGCCGCAAcactttcaaacaaaaatatcatAATACCGAATGCTTTTTATGCCAACCGACGGACTACCAACACTAAGGAGGAAGAGAATGACGCATCTATACAGTGCACCTCGTCGACATCGACAGGTTCTAAAACATCGCCAATACTGATTACACAACAACTAGGGCGCAGAGTATATCGCGAATGGTTGGAAGAATTCATCGAGAATTTTGCCGACCCGCAACAGATCGTTTCACACTCGTGCCTGGTACTACTGCAAACTGCACTCAAGTACAAAGTATTCGTCCGCATCAAAGACCTGCGCATTGCCCTTAATAACAAAGCCTACACATCCAATGGTACTGCGGACGCGCAGCTTAGGCGTGAAATGTACAATGCATTTTACTTGAATGACTGTCGATTATCGGGAGAAGGTATGCGTTTTTGTACAGCCGCCTGTACACAAATTGGCAACAATGTCACATTAATGACAGATGCGCGTACCGGTCGTATAACGCTCCGCACGAGCAGCTATGAAGAGCTGGTAGCCAAATATGGCGGTACCAATGACGTGATCGATGATAAGAAGAAACGAAATAAGTATGATGAGGAATACACACCAGCCAAATACTACGAAAAAAAAGTGGAAGAAAGTAATACTGGTCAGGGAGAACGAAGAAAATCGCTGCGACAACACCGTACACGTTGTTACGATGAAACCTTTTTATATGAGCCAGAGGAAGCGGATGATGACGAAACGCCTACCGCTGAGAAGAAGGCTGCCACTGACAAACGGAGACAAGATGAGCAGATGATGGCTTTGGTGCAGCGTAAGGCGGAAGAGAAACGTCTGGAAGCGAAACGACAACGTGAGCAACAAGTCAAATCCTTTGAAAGTGCCTACTTAGAAATGTTTGCTAAATCATTGTGTGGGAAAAATGGGAAAACTGCAGCTGCAATGACTAGTG gTGTTTCGTCGCAAAGtcgcagtaaaaatattttcactgatTTCACAAGTACCTCCACCAATAGTCAAATTGTcatcgatgacgatgatgaACAGGGCCTTGAAGATGGCGAACCACGTTCACATCGTATTTACAAAGTAGTACCAACCCGTTTGTTAGCCGCACCGAAGCGCACGGAAAGGGCCACTATCGTCATTGAGGATGAAGATGCGCCCCGACCAAAACGTGGTCGGCCGCGCAAGCAGGATCTCACCAACGTGAAAATGCAACCAAAGCAAAGCGACCCAGAGCTAATTACATGCGATAGTACATCTGGTGATTCGACTAACATTGATGATGAACTACTAATTGAGCCGGATGAAAAAGTGCCTAAGAATGTTGACGCTAATTGGCATGCAGGCAGCGATTGGTGCAAGATTTGTAATAAACGTTTTCCACGCACAGTATCGCACTACGTCAATGAACATCCAGATAGTGAGGTGTTCGTTTCACGTCTACCAAAAGCAGTTTTGGCACGCGTGCGCAAACAAGGCGGCCAAATTTTGGAGATGCGTCCCTACATGAATGGCCAAGAACAATATGCAGCGGAATGTGTGTTTTGCAATAAGACATGCTGCTTCAAGATACCATATTGGTATCAACATTATTCGATGCATACTGGCGAATACGCTTTTCGTTGCAGTGGTTGCAATACACGCAAAACAACCCGTTCAGCAATGATGGGACACATAAATCAACCTTGTAGAAAACGTGGAAAACTACTCGAAGACTATATATATAATGCACGCGCCAGACAAATTGAAATGCGCGTCTGTAAGATTTGTAATTATATGCAGTTAAATCGTCGCAATGTGATGAAACATTTACGCACTCAGCATGGCCTAACGCCGTTGCCGGCAAAACATATCGACAGTATAATCTTACTGCGCTTGCCTCACATGGAAATGGACAAAGTTCACGTGGAGAACGAGTTGATGGATCTAAGCAGCGGCGCCGATGAAAACAGTAGTCAGATGGCAATGACTTTTAATTACGATAATTTCAACGATGTGGACCAGACCGGATTCTGGAACGATGGCGATCCGGATCCGGATGACTTATCCTATATGATTTGCGGTATGTTAGACGTGGAGCTTAAGCATAGTGACGAATAA